A genomic window from Chitinophaga pollutisoli includes:
- the mobB gene encoding conjugal transfer protein MobB: protein MIAKIGHGVNMTGALSYNQLKVDKENGEILTMHRIIETADGSFSVAQLLRSFQPYLMANKRTEKPVLHISLNPDPGDKVTDENFKQIAKDYMDRMGYGDQPYVVFKHTDIERTHIHIVSTCVDRYGKKIPDTFEKLRSMDACRALEQNYNLIPATEKQRTGNEQIFRPVDYKAGDIKSQIASVVRHLPTYYQFTTLGAYNALLSLFNITAEEVKGELHGQPKQGIVYFALNEQGEKASNPFKSSLFGKDAGWEALQQHFIEAKKKMKTDPTKAILKNTIEAAMHLTGTEADFKKQLMEQGINTVVRRTGDGRIYGMTFIDHESRMVWNGSQLDTDLSANVFNDWWKEQFAEHRQDDDDARINTPLPTTGKNIGEASDETHELFDFLNEEQPAYLNEDLGLIDALGGLLPEAQGEDYEEQDFTNRMRKKKKRKRLGRQ from the coding sequence ATGATAGCAAAAATCGGTCACGGGGTAAATATGACGGGTGCACTTTCTTACAACCAGCTTAAAGTAGATAAGGAAAACGGCGAGATATTGACCATGCACAGGATTATCGAAACAGCCGATGGCAGCTTTTCGGTGGCGCAATTGTTACGCTCTTTCCAGCCTTATCTGATGGCCAATAAACGCACCGAAAAGCCTGTATTGCATATATCGCTCAACCCAGATCCGGGAGATAAGGTAACGGACGAAAATTTTAAGCAGATTGCCAAAGACTACATGGATCGGATGGGGTATGGCGATCAGCCTTATGTGGTTTTCAAGCATACCGATATTGAACGCACACATATCCATATTGTATCGACTTGCGTGGACCGCTATGGTAAAAAGATACCGGATACCTTTGAGAAGCTACGTTCAATGGACGCTTGCAGGGCATTGGAACAAAACTATAACCTGATACCTGCCACCGAAAAGCAGCGTACAGGGAACGAGCAGATATTCCGCCCGGTGGATTATAAAGCCGGTGACATTAAAAGCCAGATAGCATCCGTTGTGCGGCACCTGCCCACGTATTACCAGTTTACAACACTGGGCGCTTACAATGCCTTGCTTTCGCTATTTAACATTACCGCTGAAGAAGTAAAAGGAGAACTACACGGGCAGCCCAAGCAGGGTATCGTGTATTTTGCGCTGAACGAACAGGGAGAAAAAGCCAGCAACCCTTTTAAATCATCCCTTTTTGGTAAAGATGCCGGATGGGAGGCGTTGCAACAGCACTTTATCGAGGCCAAGAAAAAAATGAAGACTGACCCCACAAAAGCCATCCTCAAAAATACCATTGAAGCGGCAATGCACCTTACCGGCACCGAAGCCGATTTTAAAAAGCAATTGATGGAGCAAGGCATTAACACCGTTGTACGACGCACCGGGGATGGGCGCATTTATGGTATGACATTCATAGACCATGAAAGCCGTATGGTTTGGAATGGATCACAACTGGATACAGATCTTTCAGCCAATGTTTTTAACGATTGGTGGAAAGAGCAGTTTGCAGAGCATCGTCAGGACGACGACGATGCAAGGATCAACACGCCATTGCCAACCACTGGTAAAAATATTGGGGAAGCGTCAGACGAAACCCATGAGCTTTTTGATTTTCTGAACGAAGAACAGCCTGCCTACCTCAATGAAGACTTGGGACTTATAGATGCGTTAGGTGGATTATTGCCCGAAGCCCAGGGCGAAGATTACGAGGAACAGGATTTTACTAACCGGATGAGGAAAAAGAAGAAAAGAAAAAGGCTGGGCAGACAGTAA
- the mobC gene encoding conjugal transfer protein MobC, whose amino-acid sequence MMQGEDDLRGLAKIMAFMRAVSIIIVLMHFYWFCYGFFAGRGWTLEIIGKILTNFNRTAGLFSNTLYTKIFALVLLALSCLGTKGVKNEKITWTKINTALVIGFILFFLNTPLLKLSAETATTLYILTTSLGYIALMVAGLWISRLLRNNLMDDVFNNENESFQQETQLMQNEYSVNLPTKFYYKGKWNNGWINVVNPFRASIVLGTPGSGKSYAIVNNYIKQHIEKGFSMYIYDFKFDDLSTIAYNHLLKHTKKYKVKPKFYVINFDDPRRSHRCNPINPEFMTDISDAYESAYTIMLNLNRSWIQKQGDFFVDSPIILLAAIIWFLRIYENGKYCTFPHAIELLNKKYADVFTILTSYPDLENYLSPFMDAWQGGAQDQLQGQIASAKIPLSRMISPQLYWVMTGDDFSLDINNPKEPKILCVGNNPDRQNIYSAALGLYNSRIVKLINKKGQLKSSVIIDELPTIYFRGLDNLIATARSNKVAVCLGFQDYSQLTRDYGDKESKVIQNTVGNIFSGQVVGETAKNLSERFGKVLQKRQSMTINRNDKSTSISTQMDSLIPASKISTLTQGMFVGAVSDNFDERIEQKIFHAEIVVDNERVMVETKAYKKIPQILSFTDENGADNMKQEIEANYRKVKADIVQVIESELDRIKNDPDLQHLVQQ is encoded by the coding sequence ATTATGCAGGGAGAAGACGATCTGAGAGGATTAGCCAAAATCATGGCTTTTATGAGAGCAGTAAGCATCATCATTGTGTTGATGCACTTTTATTGGTTCTGCTACGGCTTCTTTGCCGGGCGTGGCTGGACACTTGAAATTATTGGTAAGATACTGACCAATTTCAACCGCACAGCAGGGCTTTTTTCAAATACCCTTTACACCAAAATTTTTGCGTTGGTTTTACTGGCGCTGAGCTGTCTGGGTACTAAAGGCGTAAAAAATGAAAAGATTACCTGGACAAAAATCAATACAGCATTAGTCATTGGTTTTATTCTATTCTTTCTAAATACACCCCTTTTAAAGTTATCCGCAGAGACTGCCACTACGCTTTACATACTGACCACCTCATTAGGCTATATCGCTCTAATGGTTGCGGGCCTATGGATAAGCCGCTTGCTGCGCAATAACCTGATGGATGATGTTTTCAATAACGAGAACGAGAGCTTCCAGCAGGAAACCCAGTTGATGCAGAATGAATATTCGGTGAACCTCCCTACAAAGTTTTATTACAAAGGCAAATGGAACAACGGATGGATCAATGTAGTCAATCCTTTTCGCGCCTCGATCGTATTGGGAACTCCCGGTTCCGGTAAAAGCTATGCCATCGTAAACAACTACATCAAGCAACATATTGAAAAAGGCTTCAGTATGTATATCTACGATTTCAAGTTCGATGACCTTTCCACCATTGCCTACAATCATCTGCTGAAACATACCAAGAAGTATAAAGTAAAGCCTAAATTTTACGTCATCAACTTTGACGACCCGCGAAGGAGCCATCGTTGTAATCCTATCAACCCTGAGTTTATGACAGATATATCCGATGCTTACGAATCCGCCTATACCATTATGCTCAATCTTAACAGGTCGTGGATTCAGAAGCAGGGCGATTTTTTTGTGGATAGCCCAATTATCTTATTAGCTGCAATTATTTGGTTTTTGAGAATTTATGAAAACGGCAAATACTGCACGTTCCCACACGCAATAGAATTGCTGAATAAAAAGTATGCGGATGTCTTCACCATTTTAACTTCTTACCCGGACCTGGAAAATTATTTGTCTCCTTTTATGGACGCCTGGCAGGGAGGGGCGCAGGATCAGTTGCAGGGGCAGATAGCATCGGCAAAAATTCCGCTGTCAAGAATGATAAGCCCGCAGCTTTATTGGGTAATGACCGGTGATGACTTCTCATTAGACATCAACAATCCTAAAGAGCCGAAAATATTATGTGTAGGCAACAATCCCGACCGGCAAAATATATACTCTGCTGCGTTGGGTTTGTATAATTCGCGCATCGTAAAACTCATCAACAAAAAGGGGCAGTTAAAGAGTTCCGTCATCATAGATGAGCTTCCCACGATCTACTTCAGGGGACTTGATAACCTGATCGCAACTGCCAGATCAAACAAGGTGGCAGTATGTTTAGGTTTCCAGGATTATTCGCAGTTAACCCGCGATTATGGCGATAAAGAAAGTAAGGTAATACAGAATACTGTTGGCAATATTTTTTCCGGTCAGGTGGTAGGAGAAACCGCCAAAAACCTTTCCGAACGCTTTGGTAAGGTATTGCAGAAGCGACAAAGCATGACTATTAACAGGAACGACAAATCCACTTCTATATCCACACAAATGGATAGCCTGATACCAGCGTCTAAAATCTCCACCTTAACACAGGGCATGTTCGTTGGGGCTGTGTCCGACAATTTTGATGAACGCATTGAGCAAAAGATCTTTCATGCGGAAATTGTAGTGGATAACGAAAGAGTTATGGTAGAAACCAAAGCATACAAAAAGATACCGCAGATATTATCCTTTACCGATGAGAACGGAGCGGATAATATGAAGCAGGAAATTGAAGCTAATTACCGGAAGGTAAAAGCAGATATTGTGCAGGTGATCGAAAGTGAGCTGGACCGTATAAAGAACGATCCTGATTTGCAGCACCTGGTGCAACAATAA
- the mobA gene encoding conjugal transfer protein MobA: MNEQQKKKQYKGGRNPKVNPSIHRYVFRLTDEENAKFLSLFEASGADNKAQFVTSLLFDKPVKSVNIDMAAMDYYTRLTTLFGQFRAVGVNYNQVVKILYRNFSEKKAAAYLFKLEKQTAELAKLCREVMKLTMEFEANHLNKIDGK, translated from the coding sequence ATGAATGAACAGCAGAAAAAGAAACAGTACAAAGGTGGCCGTAACCCTAAAGTAAACCCAAGCATCCACCGTTATGTATTTCGTCTGACGGATGAAGAAAATGCAAAATTCCTCTCGCTCTTTGAAGCCTCTGGAGCAGATAACAAGGCACAATTTGTTACCTCTTTACTGTTTGATAAACCGGTAAAGAGCGTTAACATAGATATGGCTGCAATGGATTATTATACCAGATTAACCACGTTGTTTGGGCAGTTCAGGGCAGTTGGTGTCAATTATAACCAGGTCGTGAAGATCCTTTACCGAAATTTTTCGGAAAAAAAGGCCGCCGCTTATCTCTTTAAACTGGAAAAACAAACAGCAGAACTGGCAAAGCTATGCCGTGAAGTGATGAAGCTGACAATGGAATTTGAGGCTAATCACCTCAATAAAATTGACGGGAAATGA